Genomic DNA from Taurinivorans muris:
TGTATGCGCCTTTTATGAGGTTATAGTCGTAAGGGTGCAGATTTCTGACATCATCATAGGTAAGACCTGCGGCAACCGCCAAAGAACAGATTTCCGCAGTTAAAATATTGGTCGCCTTGCCAAGCATGATACACATATCAAGGGCTTCCTCTTCCATGCCTATGGTGATTTTTTCTTTCAGTTCTATATCTTTGATTGTTTCGCCGTTTTTCATATAGCCCTGAGCTAAAGTGATTTTCATATCATATTCCTTTGTTTGTTCTTGATTGAGGCGAAACCGCCCCAATCAAGATACTGTTAATATTTTATATTAAAAAGCCAAACCAAGATTTGCCCGGACGGGAAGCATAATTGACTTTAGAGCTGCGCTCGAAGTGGCGTCCTGCCACTTACTCGCTGTCGTTTGTGTTTTATGCGAAAAACACTGCACTCCCGCTGCGCGGCTTCGCACTTCCTGTGCTGGCTTAAAAAGCCAAACCAAGATTTGCCCGGACGGGAAGCATAATATCAATACCGTCAACAGCATAAATCATGTTGGTTTTGTCAAGGAGCAGTTTCTGTTTGCCGTTGACGGTATTGATAATGCGTATCGCCTCGATTTCCGTTTCATTTTCCATTTTCTTGTTTGTTTCAAAAGAACCGGTGCTTGCTTTCTTGGCTGTGCCGAATACGGTTATCTCAACGGGAACGGTGTATTTTGCACCCGTATTTTTGTCAGCCCGCTGCTGCGAGCCTTTGCACTCGAGCATGAGCGGCACAAAAGGATTGAGCATGGTAAAAGCCTTTTCCGTTTGACTGATCCATTTGAGCGTTACGCTCATGGAAGAGAATGCCCCCATGGCGGGACTTTCGTATTCGCCGAGCACACCCGTACCTGAAACGGTTTCGGTAAGATTGGAAAGCTCCGGCAGCTCCACGCTTGCAACGCCGAGTAAATCCGAGCCGTTGGCATAGATACGGAATGCGATTGTCTGTTCTGGAATGTAATTCATATTTTACTCCATTATATTAAGCGGAAAAAAGTTCTTTTAAATATTCGGGGTCAAGTTCAAATGTGCCTTCAATCGATTCCGCGGGAATGGGCGGCATGATGTAAATATGGAATCGAAGCAGACCGTTCAGCAAATCCGTCACGGGGTTTTCATCTTCCAGGAATGAAATCCTGCCGCCCAAGATGACTTCGCGGGAGGTGAAGCCGTCAAGGTCAAGCTGGGCTGAACCCACGATTGTCTTGATAAGCCGCTTCGTCATGGGAGCGTCGACTTTCTGGAAATAGGTCAGAATGAAGCGCGCCATGTACCAGTTGAAAAACCTGCGGCAGCATAAGTAGCTGTCTTTCGGGTCGGTAATGCCGGGGTATACCGCAGTCCTGTTGCCCCAAATGCGCCATCCGCCGTCAAAATTAAGCGTCGTCACAACCCCCTGGGAGTTCAGGTAGTTCGCATTTTCCAAAGTAAGCCAAACTTCCTTTTCCACGCCGTCGATAACGGTAATCGAACGGTCGAAATACCCCGTCTTATTGCTCGGGCTGACTTGCGGCGTACCGCCTGCGGCATCATCCTCCGCGCTGATCCTGCCGACAAGCTGCGTTGACAGGTGATAAACCTTGTCCCCAAGCGCAACCTTAGGCCAGCAAAGCGTTAGACCTGCCAG
This window encodes:
- a CDS encoding phage tail assembly protein encodes the protein MKITLAQGYMKNGETIKDIELKEKITIGMEEEALDMCIMLGKATNILTAEICSLAVAAGLTYDDVRNLHPYDYNLIKGAYNRFFSKTPTAGLTERQATGETEKQENLMQ
- a CDS encoding phage tail sheath family protein, coding for MSQYKHGVYTKEMPTSIVPPRIVATNTVFAVGTAPVHELDEGKKRYVNEPRMYNSYDEFVEEMGYSDDWINYTLCELAECHFSKFGAAPIVCVNVFDPEKHKTNDEPDASKVTTADIIGGIDENTLEPTGLECIDLVFTKFGLVPFAIVAPKFSTDIAVAQTMAAKSQKILGLFTAMAYADIDTKKCRKYADISEYKQNNGLNLAGLTLCWPKVALGDKVYHLSTQLVGRISAEDDAAGGTPQVSPSNKTGYFDRSITVIDGVEKEVWLTLENANYLNSQGVVTTLNFDGGWRIWGNRTAVYPGITDPKDSYLCCRRFFNWYMARFILTYFQKVDAPMTKRLIKTIVGSAQLDLDGFTSREVILGGRISFLEDENPVTDLLNGLLRFHIYIMPPIPAESIEGTFELDPEYLKELFSA
- a CDS encoding phage major tail tube protein, producing MNYIPEQTIAFRIYANGSDLLGVASVELPELSNLTETVSGTGVLGEYESPAMGAFSSMSVTLKWISQTEKAFTMLNPFVPLMLECKGSQQRADKNTGAKYTVPVEITVFGTAKKASTGSFETNKKMENETEIEAIRIINTVNGKQKLLLDKTNMIYAVDGIDIMLPVRANLGLAF